A stretch of DNA from Dokdonia sp. PRO95:
CGCTCTATGTTTACATCTTTATTTCCTGGTTCTGGCTCTTTAAACATTTGTGCTCCACCAGCTCCACAACAGAGTCCGTTAGTTTTACACTTACGCATTTCAACAAGCTCAACATCGAGTTTACGTAGCAAATCTCTTGGAGCCTCGTATACTCCGTTTGCACGACCTAAGTAACATGGATCATGAAAAGTGATACGTTTTCCTTTAAATTTACCTCCCTCTACTGTAAGACGACCATCTTCTAGTAAAGACTTTAAGAACTGTGTATGGTGTACTACTTCGTAGTTTCCACCTAGTGATGGATATTCATTTTTAAGTGTATTAAAACAATGAGGACAGGCCGTTACTATTTTTTTAACTTCATATCCGTTAAGCACTTCAATGTTTGTTACTGCTTGCATCTGGAATAAGAACTCATTTCCAGCGCGTTTTGCTGGATCTCCAGTACAACTTTCTTCTGCTCCTAACACAGCAAAATCTACATTTGCTTTATTTAAGATACGTGCAAAAGCCTTTGTTATTTTTTTTGCTCTATCATCAAAACTTCCTGCACAACCTACCCAAAATAATACTTCTGGTTGCTTTCCTAGCGCCACATACTCGGCCATAGTGGGTACTTTAAGTGTCTCGCTCATATTCTTGTATTCCGTGTAAAAAACGGTATTTAATTAATCTTCAAAAACTTCAATAGTTACTTTCTTCTCGATAAGGTCTGTAAACTTCCCTTTATAACGAGTTGCTTTTACTAAGTGATTATCTACCCAGTGATAGTTACCTCCTCTAGGTTTCCCCATAAGTAAGCTGTGGAATTTAAACCCATGACGATTAAGCCATTCTGTAGTAACTGCTCTATGCTCTTCTGTTCTAGAGGTAAAGAAGCAAATAATATGACCTTCATCATGCCATTTATTTAATGTTTTAAGCGCATCTGGAAATGGCTCACATGTACTCATACGTTCTGGTTCCTCGTTAGGAACATCTTCTGTAATAGTACCATCTATGTCAATTAAGTAATTTTTGACTCCCTCTGGAAGCACCGGACTTACGTGTTCACCATCCTCTAGTTTCTCACTTAACATCTTGTCTACGTCTTCTTTATTCATGGTTGTCGTTTAAATTCTTAAAATCTTCTTTACTAAATCTCACATAAAGTGCCAGTCTGTGTTCTCCTGGTTTATTATACTTAGGATTATAACGCTCTATAAGGGATTGTCTCATTGCTTCGTCACGTAGTACACCCATTTGAGAATCACTACAATAATCACAAAAAATCTTTTTTACAGTAACGCTATCTACTTGTAACTGTTCATTTACAAATAGACGTGTATACATTTTAAATTGTAAGCTGTCAATTTTATAATTCTTTGTAGGGGATTGCGCTTTCGCGAAAGCGAAACTCAACAATAACACTACAACTATAAAATATCTATGCTTCATTTATCCAGTTACCTCTATCCATCTGGTTAAACGGCCATGGCGCTCCATTATTTTCAATATTGGTCATCGCGTTGTTTAAATCTGTAGGCGCTGCACTTTCCTCCATTACCATATAACGACGCATGTCAACAATAATACTTAAAGGATCGATACCTATAGGACAAGCTTCTACACATGCATTACACGTAGTACAAGCCCAAAGCTCTTCTTTTGTGATATAATCATCAAGCAACTGCTTGTTATCCATCACAAATACTCCGTTATTTTCATCTATATTTTTACCTACTTCCTCAAGACGATCACGTGTATCCATCATGATTTTACGAGGGCTCAATTTTTTTCCAGTTTGGTTTGCAGGACATTCACTTGTACAACGACCACATTCTGTACAACTATATGAGTTCATAAGTTGTACCCAGTTAAGATCTGTCACATCACTAGCTCCAAATTTTCCAACCTCAACCTCCTCAGCACCTTCGGCTGGGGCTGCAAAAGGATCTGCATTTGGATCCATCATAAGCATTACCTCATCTGTTACAGCCTTAAGATTATTAAACTCTCCCTGTGGCTTAAGCTTAGCATACCAAGTATTTGGGAATGCAAGTAGAATGTGTAAGTGTTTTGAGTAGTATAAGTAGTTTAAGAAAATTAAGATACCTACAATGTGTAACCACCATGCAGCACGCTCTACAATAACGAGTGCGCTTACAGACATACCCTCAAAAAGTGGAGCAATGAAGCTACTTATTGGGAATGAGCCAGTGATACTTCCATCTGCCGAGGCATAATGATCTGCACCCATCATTTGTAATTGTAAATCTGCGGCATTCATTGTGAGGAATAACCCCATTAATACTACTTCAAAATAAAGAATAATATTACCGTCAGACTTAGGCCATCCTTTAAGTTCTGGACTTAAGAATCGTTTTATGTTCATCACATTACGACGTAGCCAGAAAATAATAACAGCAACCAGTACTAAGAAAGCAAGAATTTCAAAACTTCCAATTAAGAAGTCATATACTCCTCCTAAGAAACTAAAAATTCTATGTGTACCAAAAAGTCCATCTATGATAATCTCGAGAACCTCAATATTGATAATAATGAAACCAATATAAACAACGACGTGTAAAATACCAGAAACTGGTCTTTTTACCATTTTATATTGCCCTAAGGCAATTTTTGCCATATTCCGCCAGCGTTGTGGCTTATTATCAGACCGGTCTACGTCCTTTCCTAGGTTAATATTACGTAGAAGTTTCTTGATGTTTTTAACAAAAAAACCAACTCCTAAAACTAGAACAATGAGAAAAATGATGTTTTGTACGTATTGCATATAAATTCGTTAGTTAAGCTCCCGCCTACTGTAACGAATCTTTAGGCGGGGTATACTCTCCTGGCTTTTTCCCGAAGAGTGAAAAATGTACATAACGTTTTGGGTTAAGCTTCATATCTTGAAGAAGATCTCCCATCTGGTTTGCTGTACGATCCAAATTTAAGTAAAGTTGATCATCATTCAAAAGTTTACCTACGGTTCCTTCAGGAGAATTTAACTTATTAGATAATTCTTGGAAATCTGCGATAGTTTTTTCTAAATCTGCAACCATTTGTCCCATTTGAATTTTTGAGAGCGAATCTGATAATGTAGCAAAGTTGCCACTCATCTTATCTAGGTTTGTAATGGTACGGTCAAATTTATCTTGATTAGAAGCTAGTAATCCATTTACAGACTTAGAGATTCCTTTCATCTCACGAGAAGCATCTGTAAAGTTTGCTATGGCGTCTCTTAAATTTGCTCTCGTATCTCTATCTAATACTGAGTTTACGTTTACCAGCAACGAGTCTGTATCTCCTATAACTTTTTCTACTTGATTTTGAAGTGGAGTAAGACGTTCATTTACAAGCTCCATGATCCCTTCACCCATTTCACCAGGTAAGGTATCTCCAGTCTTAGCATTTCTCCCCTTCTCGTAAGAAGGAATAATTGCCAGAGATTTACCACCTATAAGACCTCCTCCATATACTCTCGCAAGACTCTTGTTTGAAAACTCAAAGTCTTTTTCTACTACAAATTTAACCACAAGTTTACCGCTACTATCTGCAAAGTCTATAGACATTACTCTCCCTACTGGCAATCCATTAATAGTCACTTGAGATGAAGGCGCAAGACCTTCTACATTATCATACTTAGCATAAAGGATTTTACTCTTATCTAAAAGATTATTGCCTTTGAGGTAGTTGTAACCAAATATTACAAGCAGCAGCGCTGCGATAACTAAAATGGCGGTTTTTATTTCTTTAGACATTAAATAAGATGCTTATTGGTTAAAACAAATGTAGGTCAATTGTTAAAGGCAATCCTCACGTATAAGACTAATTTAACACTTGATTAAGCGGTACTTTAATATTATCCTTATTAAAGGATACGATAAAAGCTTCTTTATAGCCTTTATTCTTTGCTTCTTGTAATTGCTCGCGCGCCAAATTATAATCTGAGGTCGCTCCGTAATAATATTTATAAAGACGCCCATCTTTGGAGCGGCTTATAGACCTGAGCCCTTTAAAATTATAAGATTTTGTTTCTAGCTTACGTTTACTCGCTGCAAGTTGTACTTTAAAGGTCACGCCCTCTACTACCTTGGACTTAGGTGTTGCAATAGGTGTCGTAGTTTTTTCAATCACATGATCTGCAATTTCAACACGCTCGTTCATCTGTATACTCTTCTTATAATTTGTAACAGCTTTACTAATTGCCTTTGCCATTTTTTCTTGACCAGCACGAGAGTTTAAAAATTTTCCTTCTTCGTTATTAGTGAGAAAACCTGTTTCTATAAGTACACTAGGCATTACAGACCTGTGCAGCACCCAGAATATAGCTTGCTTTACACCACGACTGCTGCGCTTCACGCTTCCTGTAAATTCATTTTCTACAAAGCTTGCTAGGTTGATACTTTGATCTAAGTATTCCTCTTGCATAAGCTCAAGACCTATACTAGTTTCTGGACTATTAGGATCAAAACCTGCATATCGTTTCTCATAGTTTTCCTCTAGTAGGATCACTGAGTTTTCTTTTTTGGCAATGGCCATATTCTTTGCATTACCGTCTATACCAAGCACAAAAGTTTCTGTTCCCTTGGCTTGTGAGGAGTGTGAATTACAGTGTATGCTTATAAAAAGATCGGCATTTGCATTGTTTGCAATATCTGCACGTTCCCATAATTCTAAAAAAACATCTGTTTTCCTTGTATAAATTACCTCTACATCAGATTGTTTTTCTAATTCTTTCCCTAAGGCTAGCACTACATTAAGCGCTATGTTTTTCTCATAGTAACCATTCCCACGGTTACCACTGTCGCCTCCACCGTGCCCAGCATCGAGAACAACCTTGAATTTTTTAGAATTATTATTGGATTGCGCTTTCGCGAAAGCGCCTGAAAAACAACTCACCACAAGAAGCACAGTTGTTAAATAAATATTAAAAAAGTTTTTTTTACGCATCATTTATATCAAATATGACTCTTTTGAACGTTAGGTATTAAATTGAACTCTATAAACAACGTAACGTGCATTACACGCTTGTTATTTTCAAAATTGTATTTCTAGGGCTGTAGCCGAAAAAAATATACGTAATTTTGACACTTTAATTGATAATTATTTGCACAAAAATAGGCTAATCGCATTGCAAACAAAAACTGCACACTTTCTTATTGTATTCGCTCTTTGCTTGCTACCATTGCTTACAGCAAGTGCACAAGAACTTCCATCCAAGAATGATGCCAGACGTGTACCAGCGAGGGATACAACTTTAATTCAATCGGCAACAGAAGGTTTTGCTAGGCTTGATTCTATCGCTCCTACCGTAGTTGCTATAGAAGACACTACTAGAACCACACAAGATTCTATAAAACGAAAGCCAGAAACCCTAACTGACAAGGTTGTTTACAAGGCAACAGACTACCAGCGCATATCACAACGTAAAAAGAAAATCTACCTCTATAATGAGGCAGAGATTGTTTATGAGGATATGAAAATAAATGCGGGAGAAATCATTCTTGATTATGAAACTAACACCGTTTTTGCTCGAGGAATCGAAGATTCTGCTGGAAACTACTCCCAAATACCATTTTTTGTCCAAGGTCCTAATCAAGTTAAGCCAGATTCCATAAAATTTAATTTTGATACGCAACGAGCTCTTATCTATGGTTCGCGCGTAGAAAAAGCTGGCGGACAGCAAATAAATTTAAAAGCAGAACGCAGTAAGAGAGTAAATGACTCTGTAATCTTTATGAGTAATGTAAAGATTACCACCTCTGAAGATCTTGATAATCCAGAATATTACTTTCTAGCTCGTAAAGTAAAGTTTGTACCTGGTAAAAAACTTGTTGCCGGACTTACTAATATGTACATCGCAGATGTTCCTACTCCTATAGGGTTACCATTTGCATTTTTCCCTATGGAAAAGGAAACAAGCGTATCTGGATTTATACTACCTGGACCTGGAGAAAGTACAGAACGCGGCTATTCCTTAACAAATGGAGGTTATTATTTTGCGCTTAGTGAGTATTTTAACCTAGCGCTTACCGGTGATTATTATACAAACGGTAGTTATGCCTTTAGAGCAGACTCAGATTATAAAGTGCGCTATAAGTTTAATGGTAGGTTTAGCTTTAGTTCAGAACGTATCTTGTTTAGTGAGCGTGGCCTTCCAGACTTTTCTGAGACTAACACATATAACATACGATGGAATCACAGTCAGGATACAAAGTCTAGCCCTAACAGTAGATTTTCGGCATCTGTAAACTTAGGTAGTAGTAACTTTTATAGACAATCACTTAATCAAGCAAACACAGGTAACTTCTTAAATAATAACTTTAGTTCTTCTGTTTCTTATTCACGCACATTCCCTGGTACAGTGCCTGTAAACTTAACGGTTGCAGCTACTCATAGTCAAAACTCACGTACGGAAGAAATTACGATGTCACTTCCTACTACCCAACTTAACGTAGATAGAATTTATCCTTTTGCTGGCAAGTCTGGATCTAAGAAAGGTCTTATCAAAAATTTAAATCTGAGTTATGCATTACGCGCAGATAACCGTTTTAGAACAAATGATGATGAGTTTTTTACAGCTGCTATGTTTGAAAGTGCAGAAACCGGTATAAGACATAGTATTCCTATTGCAACCAACTTTAAACTATTTAACTACATCAGTGCTTCGGTAAGTGGTAGTCTTGAGGAGAGCTGGGTTTTTAAAACGATAGATCAAAGTTTTGATGAAGAGACTAATACCGTAGTAAGAGATACAGTAAACGGCTTTGATGCGTATAGAACCTACAGAGGAGGATTAAGTCTTGGTACCACGGTCTACGGAACTTTTAATTTTAAGGAGACCAGTAAGATTCAAACCATACGTCACGTAGTAAGACCATCGTTAAGTTGGTCTTACACCCCAGCTTTTGATCAGTTTTACGAGACCTACACACGACCTGACCCTAATGATGTGACAGATCCTCAAAATGTAGATGTAGAGTACTCAAGATTTGAAGGAGGATTCTTTGGCGCCCCTAGTAATCGCGTTTCTAATTCGCTCTCATTTAGTCTTGCAAACACACTCGAAGCAAAAGTCAGGAGTAAGGATAGCACAGATACTGAGCCCAAGAAGATAAAGCTCATCAACAACCTCAACATAAGGACCTCTTATAATTTTGCTGCAGAGGACCTCAAGCTCTCGCCTATTTCTGTAAATGGATCTGTTCCTGTTTTACAAGATAAACTTGACATCAATTTCAGTGCAAACCTAGATCTCTACGCGCTTAATAGTGCAAACCAGCGCATAAACACGCTTAATATAAATAATGGTGGTAGCCTCTTTAGACTTACCAGCGGCCAGGCGAGTTTTGGGTACAGTTTTTCTAGTAGAGATTTTGACAAGGATGCGCAAGCGGGTGTAAATAAAGATCGCACAGAAAACGAAACCTTTGCTGGTGGTGGACGTCCAGATGACTTATTAGGAAAAGGCGTTGACATTACTGGAAACACAAACGCAGGAAATAGAGAGCCAGAAGACGAAGAAGAAAAAGAGATTGAATTTTATAGATTTAAAATTCCATGGAATTTACGCTTTGGGTATCAAGTAGGATACGCAAACAATGCTCGTCAAAATGACGTGAGCTCTCACTCTATCGTTGTAAGTGGAGATGTAAAATTAGGAAATAGATGGACCGTAGGTGGGTCTACTGGATATGATCTTGCAAATCCAGGTATCACCTTTACCTCTCTTAGCTTTGCGCGTGATCTTGAGAGTTGGAATATGCGTTTCAGTTGGGTTCCTCCTGTAAATTCAGACCCTAGTAGAACCTCTTGGAATTTCTTTATCGGGATTACAGGTAATCTATTAAGTGATATTAAGTATGACAAACGTCGTACACCAGATCAACGATTATAACCGATAAATGTATAATCACGCTTTCGCGAAAGCGTAACAAATACCATTACTCATGAAAAAAATTATCACCACATCAAATGCTCCGGCTCCAATAGGCCCTTACAACCAAGCAACATTAGTAAACGGAATGCTATACACTAGCGGACAGATTGCTATCATACCTGCAACGGGAGAACTATTTAAAGGTAGTATCGAGGAAGAGACTGAACTTGTTATGCAAAGCGTCAAAGCGATTCTTACAGAAGCTGGGATGACTTTTGAAAACGTGGTGAAGACTTCTATTTTCATCAGTGATATGGAAAACTTCGGGAAGATCAATAGTGTGTATGGAAAGTATTTTGATGAAGCTACAGCTCCTGCTAGGGAAACGGTAGAAGTGGCAAACCTTCCTAAATATGTAAATGTAGAAATAAGTGTTATCGCTGCAGCATAAGCTAGCATACACTCCAAATAATTCTGAGAGCTGCTTGTAAAATCTTAATTCATGATTTTTACAAGCAGCTCTTTTAGTAAGTCATTACTTGCAAAAGCACTCGCTCCTACCCCTTTACTTTTTACATCTACCTCTCTTATTAAGGAGATACATGCGCTCACTTTTTTCATAGGGTAATTGCGACCTGCAGTAATATATTCTCCCACAAAAAATGGAGAAACACCAAGCGCTCTGGCTACGGTAGTCTTATCTTTTTGCGGTAATCCATGATATTTAAGAATACTTGAAAACAAACTAAACAGCTGGCTTACCGTCAGCACTAGCGGATTGTCTTTAGGGTTCTGTGTAAAATATTGAGCAATGCGCTGTGCTTTTACAATATCTTTTTCTGAGATTGCCTTACGTAACTCAAAAATATTGAAGTCTTTACTTATCCCAATATTTTCCTCTATGGCCTGTGGTGTAATCTCACTTCCCTTAGGTAAAATAAGCATCAACTTATTGAGTTCGTTTACCACTTTGCTCAAATCATTACCAAGGTAATCTACTAGAATTTGTGCCGCCTTAGGTTGGATATGATATCCCTCATCTATAAGCACACGTCGTAACCAGTCGCCTACTTGGTTTTCATATAGCTTCTTACTTTCATAATGCACTCCGTATTCCTTTAAGGCTTTTGCGAGTGCTTTACGCTTGTCTAGCTTCTTATATTTATAGGCCACCACAAGCACCGTAGTAGGTTGCGGATTTTTTACATAATCTACCAGCTTCTCGATCTGTCGTGAGAGATCTTGCGCTTCTTTTACAATTACCACCTGACGCTCTGCCATCATAGGGTAACGCTTTGCATTGCTCACAATATCTTCTATCGTCACGTCACGACCGTATAGTACCACTTGATTAAAACCTTTCTCGGCTTCATCAAGTAGATTATGCTCTATATAATCTGAGATTTGATCTATAAAATAAGGCTCTTCCCCACTTAAAAAGTAAATAGGTTTTATGATTCCTTTTTTAATGTCTTCAACTATGTTTTTTGCGTGCTTCACCTTTGGGTTTTCCTGCAGAACTCGTACTATTGTGGTATGCAACAACTCTCTTTTCCTGCATACTCTTTCAGGCTCAAAAGTAGCGAAAACAAACGGTATATTTTTGACGTCATTCGTAAAAAGTTCTTGGTACTTACTCCCGAAGAATGGGTGCGACAACACATCTTACAATGGCTTCTTACCGAAAAAGGATATCCGCTAAGCCTTATCAATGTTGAGAAAGAAATAAAAGTAGGAAATACTCGCAAGCGTTATGATATCGTCATTTTTAATAAAGATGGCTCCCTCCTACTCATTGTAGAGTGTAAAGCTCCTGCTGTAAAAATTACCCAAGAAACCTTTGACCAGATTGCTCGTTATAATTTGCAATTACAAGCAGATTACCTGATGGTGAGCAACGGACTTTCACATTATTATTGCCAAGTAGACACAGTTGCAGAGCGTTATGACTTCTTACGATCGCTTCCAGATTATAAGCGAGAAGTAAAATAAGTACGCTTTCGCGAAAGCGGAATCCCATAAAAACCTTTTATTTGTAGTGTGAATACAGCCATCGTCATCTTAAACTGGAACGGAAAAGAACTACTAGAACGATTCCTTCCCACCGTTATTGAGCATAGTGCAGACCTCGCTACCATCTATGTAGCCGATAATGCAAGTACTGATAGTTCTGTACGTTATGTGCAAGATCACTTCCCAAGCGTGCACATTATAAAGAATGTTGAAAATGGTGGTTATGCAAAGGGCTATAACGATGCACTTAAAACCATTAAGGCAGATATCTATGTACTCCTCAACAGTGATGTACAAGTAACTAAGGGCTGGCTAGCACCTATGATTGCTCTTTTTGACGATCCTAGAGTATCTGCGGCGCAACCAAAAATTAAAGATTTAAAAAAACCTACGCACTTTGAATATGCAGGTGCAGCTGGAGGTTTTATAGACAAGTTAGGCTATCCATATTGTAGAGGTAGGCTTTTTGATACTTGCGAGGAAGATACAGGACAATATGATGCTACTATAGAAGTACAATGGGCAAGTGGTGCTTGTCTCTTTGTTAGAGCATCTACCTTCTGGGAGGTAGGAGCACTAGATGAAATATTTTTTGCTCATCAAGAAGAAATAGATTTATGCTGGCGTATTAAAAACAAAGGATATCGTGTACTCGCCTGTGGTAATAGCGAGGTATATCATCTAGGTGGAGCTACGTTACCCTCTGCAAATCCTAAGAAGACTTTTTATAATTTTAGAAATACGCTTTTTAATGTTGTGAAGAACATTAAGGGTTTTAAGGCGCTATTTATTATACTCTCAAGACTTATACTTGACGGTGTTGCAGCACTAAAGTTTCTATTATCTGGGCAGCCTAAGCATCTTTTGGCTATCTTGAAGGCTCATTTAAGTTTTTATGTGCACATTCCTGCGCTATTGCAAAGGCGCTTACGCCTAGTATCGTCAAGACGTTATGCTGATACAACTTCCATTATATGGAGCTA
This window harbors:
- a CDS encoding (Fe-S)-binding protein is translated as MSETLKVPTMAEYVALGKQPEVLFWVGCAGSFDDRAKKITKAFARILNKANVDFAVLGAEESCTGDPAKRAGNEFLFQMQAVTNIEVLNGYEVKKIVTACPHCFNTLKNEYPSLGGNYEVVHHTQFLKSLLEDGRLTVEGGKFKGKRITFHDPCYLGRANGVYEAPRDLLRKLDVELVEMRKCKTNGLCCGAGGAQMFKEPEPGNKDVNIERTEQALEVKPDIIAAGCPFCNTMMTDGIKGKEKEGSIEVMDVAEMIASAEEL
- a CDS encoding phosphoheptose isomerase gives rise to the protein MNKEDVDKMLSEKLEDGEHVSPVLPEGVKNYLIDIDGTITEDVPNEEPERMSTCEPFPDALKTLNKWHDEGHIICFFTSRTEEHRAVTTEWLNRHGFKFHSLLMGKPRGGNYHWVDNHLVKATRYKGKFTDLIEKKVTIEVFED
- a CDS encoding (Fe-S)-binding protein, producing MQYVQNIIFLIVLVLGVGFFVKNIKKLLRNINLGKDVDRSDNKPQRWRNMAKIALGQYKMVKRPVSGILHVVVYIGFIIINIEVLEIIIDGLFGTHRIFSFLGGVYDFLIGSFEILAFLVLVAVIIFWLRRNVMNIKRFLSPELKGWPKSDGNIILYFEVVLMGLFLTMNAADLQLQMMGADHYASADGSITGSFPISSFIAPLFEGMSVSALVIVERAAWWLHIVGILIFLNYLYYSKHLHILLAFPNTWYAKLKPQGEFNNLKAVTDEVMLMMDPNADPFAAPAEGAEEVEVGKFGASDVTDLNWVQLMNSYSCTECGRCTSECPANQTGKKLSPRKIMMDTRDRLEEVGKNIDENNGVFVMDNKQLLDDYITKEELWACTTCNACVEACPIGIDPLSIIVDMRRYMVMEESAAPTDLNNAMTNIENNGAPWPFNQMDRGNWINEA
- a CDS encoding MlaD family protein, with the protein product MSKEIKTAILVIAALLLVIFGYNYLKGNNLLDKSKILYAKYDNVEGLAPSSQVTINGLPVGRVMSIDFADSSGKLVVKFVVEKDFEFSNKSLARVYGGGLIGGKSLAIIPSYEKGRNAKTGDTLPGEMGEGIMELVNERLTPLQNQVEKVIGDTDSLLVNVNSVLDRDTRANLRDAIANFTDASREMKGISKSVNGLLASNQDKFDRTITNLDKMSGNFATLSDSLSKIQMGQMVADLEKTIADFQELSNKLNSPEGTVGKLLNDDQLYLNLDRTANQMGDLLQDMKLNPKRYVHFSLFGKKPGEYTPPKDSLQ
- a CDS encoding N-acetylmuramoyl-L-alanine amidase, with protein sequence MMRKKNFFNIYLTTVLLVVSCFSGAFAKAQSNNNSKKFKVVLDAGHGGGDSGNRGNGYYEKNIALNVVLALGKELEKQSDVEVIYTRKTDVFLELWERADIANNANADLFISIHCNSHSSQAKGTETFVLGIDGNAKNMAIAKKENSVILLEENYEKRYAGFDPNSPETSIGLELMQEEYLDQSINLASFVENEFTGSVKRSSRGVKQAIFWVLHRSVMPSVLIETGFLTNNEEGKFLNSRAGQEKMAKAISKAVTNYKKSIQMNERVEIADHVIEKTTTPIATPKSKVVEGVTFKVQLAASKRKLETKSYNFKGLRSISRSKDGRLYKYYYGATSDYNLAREQLQEAKNKGYKEAFIVSFNKDNIKVPLNQVLN
- a CDS encoding putative LPS assembly protein LptD, giving the protein MQTKTAHFLIVFALCLLPLLTASAQELPSKNDARRVPARDTTLIQSATEGFARLDSIAPTVVAIEDTTRTTQDSIKRKPETLTDKVVYKATDYQRISQRKKKIYLYNEAEIVYEDMKINAGEIILDYETNTVFARGIEDSAGNYSQIPFFVQGPNQVKPDSIKFNFDTQRALIYGSRVEKAGGQQINLKAERSKRVNDSVIFMSNVKITTSEDLDNPEYYFLARKVKFVPGKKLVAGLTNMYIADVPTPIGLPFAFFPMEKETSVSGFILPGPGESTERGYSLTNGGYYFALSEYFNLALTGDYYTNGSYAFRADSDYKVRYKFNGRFSFSSERILFSERGLPDFSETNTYNIRWNHSQDTKSSPNSRFSASVNLGSSNFYRQSLNQANTGNFLNNNFSSSVSYSRTFPGTVPVNLTVAATHSQNSRTEEITMSLPTTQLNVDRIYPFAGKSGSKKGLIKNLNLSYALRADNRFRTNDDEFFTAAMFESAETGIRHSIPIATNFKLFNYISASVSGSLEESWVFKTIDQSFDEETNTVVRDTVNGFDAYRTYRGGLSLGTTVYGTFNFKETSKIQTIRHVVRPSLSWSYTPAFDQFYETYTRPDPNDVTDPQNVDVEYSRFEGGFFGAPSNRVSNSLSFSLANTLEAKVRSKDSTDTEPKKIKLINNLNIRTSYNFAAEDLKLSPISVNGSVPVLQDKLDINFSANLDLYALNSANQRINTLNINNGGSLFRLTSGQASFGYSFSSRDFDKDAQAGVNKDRTENETFAGGGRPDDLLGKGVDITGNTNAGNREPEDEEEKEIEFYRFKIPWNLRFGYQVGYANNARQNDVSSHSIVVSGDVKLGNRWTVGGSTGYDLANPGITFTSLSFARDLESWNMRFSWVPPVNSDPSRTSWNFFIGITGNLLSDIKYDKRRTPDQRL
- a CDS encoding Rid family detoxifying hydrolase → MKKIITTSNAPAPIGPYNQATLVNGMLYTSGQIAIIPATGELFKGSIEEETELVMQSVKAILTEAGMTFENVVKTSIFISDMENFGKINSVYGKYFDEATAPARETVEVANLPKYVNVEISVIAAA
- the holA gene encoding DNA polymerase III subunit delta, which codes for MKHAKNIVEDIKKGIIKPIYFLSGEEPYFIDQISDYIEHNLLDEAEKGFNQVVLYGRDVTIEDIVSNAKRYPMMAERQVVIVKEAQDLSRQIEKLVDYVKNPQPTTVLVVAYKYKKLDKRKALAKALKEYGVHYESKKLYENQVGDWLRRVLIDEGYHIQPKAAQILVDYLGNDLSKVVNELNKLMLILPKGSEITPQAIEENIGISKDFNIFELRKAISEKDIVKAQRIAQYFTQNPKDNPLVLTVSQLFSLFSSILKYHGLPQKDKTTVARALGVSPFFVGEYITAGRNYPMKKVSACISLIREVDVKSKGVGASAFASNDLLKELLVKIMN
- a CDS encoding type I restriction enzyme HsdR N-terminal domain-containing protein, producing MQQLSFPAYSFRLKSSENKRYIFDVIRKKFLVLTPEEWVRQHILQWLLTEKGYPLSLINVEKEIKVGNTRKRYDIVIFNKDGSLLLIVECKAPAVKITQETFDQIARYNLQLQADYLMVSNGLSHYYCQVDTVAERYDFLRSLPDYKREVK
- a CDS encoding glycosyltransferase family 2 protein: MNTAIVILNWNGKELLERFLPTVIEHSADLATIYVADNASTDSSVRYVQDHFPSVHIIKNVENGGYAKGYNDALKTIKADIYVLLNSDVQVTKGWLAPMIALFDDPRVSAAQPKIKDLKKPTHFEYAGAAGGFIDKLGYPYCRGRLFDTCEEDTGQYDATIEVQWASGACLFVRASTFWEVGALDEIFFAHQEEIDLCWRIKNKGYRVLACGNSEVYHLGGATLPSANPKKTFYNFRNTLFNVVKNIKGFKALFIILSRLILDGVAALKFLLSGQPKHLLAILKAHLSFYVHIPALLQRRLRLVSSRRYADTTSIIWSYFVQKKHTYKDL